One region of Miscanthus floridulus cultivar M001 chromosome 19, ASM1932011v1, whole genome shotgun sequence genomic DNA includes:
- the LOC136526158 gene encoding uncharacterized protein, with protein sequence MPLGQTDLPITFEDLSNYRMETLTFEVVGFLETYHAILGCPCYVKFMAIPNYTYLKLKISGPGAVITIGTSFQHAYECEVECCNHAAAIVASGELAAIKKVTEEAHDPKKSTGSFEPVEGSKEVLIDPGSPDGKVVHIDTTLSSK encoded by the coding sequence atgccacttgggcagactgatctgcccattaccttcgAGGATCTGTCTAATTATAGGatggaaaccctcaccttcgaggtggtcgggttcctcgaaacctaccatgccatcctgggatgtccatgctacgtgaagttcatggccatccccaactatacctacctcaagctaaagatatcAGGCCCCGGtgcggtcatcaccatcggcacctccttccagcatgcctatgagtgcgaggtcgagtgctgcaatCACGccgcagcaatcgtcgcctccggagagctcgccgccatcaagaaggtcaccgaagaagcgcacGACCCTAAAAAGTCGACCGGGTCTTTTGAGCCTGTGGAgggctccaaagaggtcctcatagatcctggtAGCCCCGACGGCAAGGTGGTGCACATTGacaccacactttcctctaaatag